In Gimesia benthica, a single window of DNA contains:
- a CDS encoding Crp/Fnr family transcriptional regulator, translating to MDKNFWFLKNCDLFERLSEDQIAQVERNASVKQFARGNMVYLPTETSDSVYLLLNGRIKLYHITGEGKQALLALIEPGELFGELAILGGGEREEYAEAMLKSTILRIPGVVIQDLMHQHPEVSLGVTKLMGLRRQRVEQRLKSLLFRSNRDRLTHLLLELAEKYGRFTPEGVLINIKLSHQELASIIGSTRETVTVLLGELQDERSIDIQKRHIILRKARYLAHSIDFKLTPAFQSKPDQSGEFVLRGAEA from the coding sequence ATGGACAAAAACTTCTGGTTTCTCAAGAACTGTGACCTCTTCGAACGACTGAGCGAAGATCAAATCGCCCAGGTCGAACGGAATGCGTCCGTCAAGCAGTTCGCGCGGGGAAACATGGTTTATCTCCCGACCGAAACCAGCGACTCGGTCTACCTGCTGCTCAACGGCAGAATCAAGCTCTACCACATCACGGGGGAAGGCAAACAGGCTCTGCTGGCACTGATCGAGCCGGGTGAGCTGTTTGGGGAACTGGCGATCCTCGGCGGCGGCGAACGTGAAGAGTATGCCGAAGCCATGCTGAAATCGACCATTCTCCGCATTCCCGGAGTCGTGATTCAGGATCTGATGCACCAGCATCCCGAAGTCTCACTGGGCGTGACCAAGCTGATGGGACTCCGACGACAACGGGTGGAACAGCGGCTCAAATCCCTGCTGTTTCGTTCCAACCGCGACCGGCTGACGCACCTGCTGCTGGAACTGGCGGAAAAATACGGCCGGTTTACCCCCGAAGGCGTCCTGATCAATATCAAACTCTCGCACCAGGAACTGGCGAGTATTATCGGCAGCACACGTGAAACCGTGACTGTCCTGCTGGGCGAACTGCAGGACGAACGCAGTATCGATATCCAGAAACGACATATCATCCTCAGAAAGGCCCGCTATCTGGCTCATTCGATTGATTTCAAACTCACCCCCGCCTTTCAGTCCAAACCGGATCAGTCGGGAGAATTTGTCTTAAGAGGAGCGGAAGCCTGA
- the scpB gene encoding SMC-Scp complex subunit ScpB, which produces MSQEEETPADDDRLSSEDDFLAAFSSSGQVDEEIDADYERTLEALEAVERDLELPEEPETDEPAAAAAVKTSSQTATKRETRIPPRAIIEAALFVGGKPLTTKKLCSLLNDEYSTSYVDDLLDDLNRQYNDEARPYEIRMEEGGYRLILRHDFERIRNRVYGFGPKEVKLTQDALEVLALVAYRQPITKDEIIAAGKDKAAGILRQLIRRELISIERNEDKKAEVKYITTSRFLQVFGLGNIEELPYSESLNHK; this is translated from the coding sequence ATGTCCCAGGAAGAAGAAACCCCAGCCGACGACGATCGACTTTCCAGCGAAGATGACTTTCTGGCCGCCTTTTCGTCATCAGGTCAGGTCGATGAAGAAATCGACGCCGACTACGAACGGACGCTCGAAGCGCTGGAAGCCGTCGAACGGGACCTGGAACTCCCCGAGGAACCTGAGACAGACGAGCCTGCTGCAGCGGCTGCCGTCAAAACCAGTTCTCAGACAGCCACCAAACGGGAAACCCGGATTCCCCCGCGTGCTATCATCGAAGCCGCGCTGTTTGTCGGCGGCAAACCACTGACCACGAAGAAACTCTGCTCACTGCTGAACGACGAGTACTCGACATCTTACGTCGACGATCTGCTCGACGATCTGAACCGCCAGTACAACGACGAGGCCCGCCCGTACGAAATCCGCATGGAGGAGGGGGGCTATCGCCTGATTCTCCGTCACGACTTCGAACGCATCCGCAACCGCGTGTATGGTTTCGGCCCTAAGGAGGTCAAACTGACCCAGGACGCGCTGGAAGTCCTCGCGCTGGTCGCTTATCGCCAGCCGATCACCAAGGACGAGATCATCGCCGCCGGCAAAGACAAGGCGGCCGGCATCCTGCGTCAGTTGATCCGTCGCGAACTGATCTCCATTGAGCGCAACGAAGACAAGAAAGCCGAAGTCAAATACATCACAACCAGCCGCTTCCTGCAGGTCTTCGGCCTGGGGAACATCGAAGAACTGCCTTACAGTGAATCGCTGAATCACAAATAA
- a CDS encoding zf-HC2 domain-containing protein: MNTQLTSETESESEWKACAPGDLEQFVTVMKKRRKVSHMITGAEILTACLAVGLVGFFGLNSFSGSAEPPTEQVAKKVGKKCPGGLYCDEALNHAEAFVAHKLDAETTSKMKEHLAHCPGCQKKVDQLRINMHNNATAHIGPLQEESEWDAFVLTLNQ; this comes from the coding sequence ATGAATACACAACTTACATCCGAAACCGAATCAGAATCTGAATGGAAGGCCTGTGCGCCGGGCGACCTGGAACAATTTGTCACCGTGATGAAGAAGCGACGTAAAGTCAGCCACATGATCACCGGGGCCGAGATTCTCACCGCCTGTCTGGCCGTCGGGCTGGTCGGCTTTTTTGGTCTGAACTCGTTCTCAGGCTCTGCAGAACCGCCAACCGAACAGGTCGCGAAGAAGGTCGGTAAGAAGTGCCCGGGTGGACTGTACTGTGATGAAGCGCTGAACCATGCGGAAGCGTTCGTCGCTCACAAGCTCGACGCCGAAACAACCAGTAAAATGAAGGAACATCTGGCCCATTGTCCCGGCTGCCAGAAAAAGGTTGATCAACTTCGCATAAACATGCACAATAACGCCACTGCCCACATCGGTCCGCTACAGGAAGAGTCCGAGTGGGATGCGTTTGTCTTGACCTTAAATCAGTAA
- a CDS encoding NAD(P)H-hydrate epimerase, producing the protein MSPIERLSREEVRSVDQRTIEEFGLPGIALMENAGRGVFELLVSLKAQGPIKICAGKGNNGGDGFVIARHLENAGIPVELYLLTDPEQLTGDAATNYQVASRMGLSIQADPDLQDPERFRAFLDSAEWIVDALLGTGVQGEVREPFATAIRMMNDAPANILAIDLPSGLDCDTGQTLGECIVASQTATMVAEKQGFAEPKSQQYTGTVHVLGIGAPRQIITELLQKQ; encoded by the coding sequence ATGTCACCGATCGAACGACTCAGCCGGGAAGAAGTTCGCAGCGTCGACCAGCGTACGATTGAAGAATTCGGGCTCCCCGGAATTGCCCTGATGGAGAATGCCGGCCGCGGCGTGTTCGAGTTACTCGTCTCGCTCAAAGCCCAGGGTCCCATCAAAATCTGTGCGGGTAAGGGGAATAACGGCGGGGATGGCTTCGTCATCGCCCGTCACCTGGAAAACGCCGGTATCCCCGTCGAACTCTATCTGCTCACCGATCCCGAACAGCTCACCGGTGATGCCGCCACGAATTACCAGGTCGCTTCGCGGATGGGTCTCTCGATTCAAGCCGACCCCGATCTGCAGGATCCGGAACGATTTCGTGCGTTCCTCGATTCAGCCGAGTGGATCGTCGACGCCCTGTTGGGGACCGGCGTGCAGGGAGAGGTTCGCGAACCTTTTGCCACTGCGATCCGGATGATGAACGATGCCCCCGCCAACATCCTGGCCATCGATCTCCCCTCGGGCCTCGACTGTGACACGGGACAGACTTTGGGAGAATGCATTGTCGCATCGCAAACAGCGACCATGGTGGCTGAAAAGCAAGGTTTCGCAGAACCGAAGTCGCAGCAATATACGGGCACCGTACATGTGCTGGGGATCGGTGCACCGCGACAGATCATCACGGAACTCCTGCAAAAACAGTAG